From Echeneis naucrates chromosome 7, fEcheNa1.1, whole genome shotgun sequence, one genomic window encodes:
- the LOC115046827 gene encoding trypsin, whose protein sequence is MGSLKMSTVLLLLTFSVSEAFAGRIIGGQEVRPYSIKYQASLQSESWEHYCGGTLVHPQWVVSAAHCWRPSSLMRVVLSEHSLTTTEGYEQVFNVSKIYVHNYNYRTFNNDIMLIKLSEPAQLNANVQPAKLPDEDTPELVDDVCTVSGWGVTQIYSYYLSPVLRAVDVRVQRYCTYYYWGRITSNMLCAGSRLGGKDSCQGDSGGPLICNGNFEGIVSWGISCANPYFPGVYTKVRNYVQWIKWIIDTHTK, encoded by the exons ATGGGTTCACTGAAAATGTCTACTGTGCTGTTGCTTTTGACTTTCTCAGTATCAG AGGCGTTTGCAGGGAGGATTATTGGAGGTCAGGAGGTTCGTCCATACTCCATCAAGTATCAGGCGTCCCTGCAGTCTGAGAGCTGGGAGCACTACTGTGGAGGGACCTTAGTGCACCCTCAGTGGGTGGTGTCTGCTGCCCACTGCTGGAGACC GAGCAGCCTGATGAGAGTGGTGTTGAGTGAACACAGCCTGACCACAACAGAGGGATATGAACAGGTCTTCAATGTCTCAAAAATATATGTCCACAATTACAACTACAGGACATTCAACAACGACATCATGCTCATCAAG CTCAGCGAGCCAGCACAGCTCAACGCCAACGTCCAGCCGGCCAAGCTGCCTGATGAAGACACCCCCGAGCTTGTTGATGATGTCTGCACAGTGAGCGGCTGGGGGGTGACACAGATTTACAGTTACTACCTCTCCCCCGTGCTGCGTGCTGTGGACGTGAGAGTGCAGCGTTACTGCACCTATTACTACTGGGGCAGGATCACCTCAAATATGCTGTGTGCTGGATCTCGACTGGGTGGCAAAGATTCCTGTCAG GGTGATTCCGGCGGTCCCCTCATCTGCAATGGAAACTTCGAGGGCATTGTCTCGTGGGGTATCAGCTGTGCTAACCCGTACTTCCCTGGGGTTTACACAAAAGTGAGGAACTACGTTCAGTGGATCAAATGGATAATCGACACCCACACAAAATGA